The DNA window CTGGGTCTTGGCTGTGCCATCAACAGGGCCTCAAACTGCGGGCACATTCCGTCACCTTgccaagcctcagtgtcctcctctaTGAAATGGGGGTGGTAAACAATGAGGTGAGGGGGGGTGAGGTCATGAAAGTCGATCTGGAGCCCAGCCCGGCCTGTGATCATAGCCCCATCTGGCCTGacatcattgttttttaaatcgTGATGCCCTTCTCCGGCCCTGCGCTGCCCGGCCATCCCTGCAGACCATTACTGGGACTTTCACCCGCACCACGTGCACAGCGAGTTCGAGAGCTTCGCCGAGAACCACTTCACGGAGCTGCAGAGTGTGCAGCCCCCACAGCTGCAGCAGCTCTACCGCCACATGGAGCTGGAGCAGATGCACGTGCTGGACACCCCCATGGCGCCGGCCCACGCGGGCATTGGCCACCAGGTGCGTGCGGCCGCTGGTCCCGTGGGACCCGGCCTGTGGTGAGGCCGGCGCTTCACAGGAAGCTGACACAGGCTCTTACTCAACTCGGCTTCCTGCCCCACAGCGCCAACGGCGGCCGGAGCCCCAACGGCTGCCTCCTGACCCTCTGACTGACCTCGTGACCCCACACCCCTTATCTCCTCTAGCCCCACGATGGACAGAGCCCCGATAATTCCCACCCGACACTGACCTGCCTGACCTCAAGAGCCCTCCTGGTCCCCAGTGCAATCCCCATCCACCGGCCCCTCATGGATCTGACTTCCAATTTGCTGGACACAGGCCTCCTCCACTGGCCTCCACTGGCCTCCTTGTCTCCACTGGCCCCCTTTATGGACCCTCCTCAGCCCACGGATCCTAATCCCAATCAGTGACCTCTGTTAACCTCTACCACCCCTAGCTGACCTCCACTGGCCCTTCTCAAACTGCTCACCCACTTATGAAACCCCAGTCACTCCCATACCCAATCAACCCACTGGTCCCTCTTCACTGCCACCTCTGACCCCAAGAATGCCAGGCCACATGGCACCTCTGTGCCTATGAGGAAAGGGTGCCCTTTCCCCTGGCCAAATGGCCCTGAACCAGGAGCCCAGGGGGGCCAGAtcccagcagcccctggcccCCCACAACCCACCCCTATGTGTAGTTGACACTGCCTGACCCCTGTAACCTGACTGACCTCCAATTTCCCCAGCCTTCTCCCAAATCCTTCTGCCCCTTGCTGGCCTCCCTTGCCTAGATGACTGTTCTTCAGGAGCTCTGAGATGTGAACTGGCCCCAACTgacctcaactctctttccctgcctttccAGGTCTCCTACCTACCCCGGATGTGCCTCCCATACCCCTCCCTGTCCCCGGCCCAGCCTAGCTCGGATGAAGAGGAGGGCGAGAGGCAGAGCCCCCCTCTGGAAGTGTCTGATGGGGAGGCCGATGGCCTGGAGCCAGGGCCTGGCCTCCTGCATGGGGAAACAGGTAGGGCGACCCAACCGTCCAGCCCAGCCCTGACCCTGGCCGTAAGTGTGCCCCATGCACCCCAGCCCCTAAGGGCACAGTGGTCACACCACAGAGTGTGTGTTCGTAGCTGTGAGCCTGTGAACGTTTGCTAAAGCGTGCACTGCATCTGTGACCGTCTGTACCCCGCTGGGGCATCCAGAAGGGAAACCGCAAGAAAATGACCTACCAGATAGGAGTGTGTTGCGAACGCACCTAGGCCTCCCTGTGACCGAGCATGGAGGCCCCGTGTGTGTCTGTACCTCTCCGGGCTGCTGGTGAATGGGTGTGAAGGAGCCCACTCCCCTGTAGACCGTCCCCTACCGCCCGTCCCTCCCCAGGGGCCACCCACCACCCGGGGGACCCACATCAGGAGAGGCGGTGAGGGTGGGCGTCTGTGTTGGGGCTCTGACCACCTCCCGCCCACAGGCAGCAAAAAGAAGATCCGCCTGTACCAATTCCTGCTGGACCTGCTCCGCAGCGGGGACATGAAGGACAGCATCTGGTGGGTGGACAAGGACAAGGGCACCTTCCAGTTCTCGTCCAAGCACAAGGAGGCGCTGGCACACCGCTGGGGCATCCAGAAGGGAAACCGCAAGAAAATGACCTACCAGAAGATGGCCCGCGCCCTGCGCAACTATGGCAAGACGGGTGAGGTCAAGAAGGTCAAGAAAAAGCTCACCTACCAGTTCAGCGGGGAGGTGCTGGGCCGCGGGGGCCTGGCTGAGCGGCGCCACCCGCCCCACTGAGCCCAGGCCCGCAGAACCCGCTGGGCCTGCCAGGCTTCCCCGCTGGCCATAGCATTAACCCTTTGCCCGGCCCGGACACAGGGAGGCAAGCTcccaggggccaggggcaggaCTGTGGCGGGCAGGGCCTCGACTCAGCCGTCCGCTCCCTCCTCCACGCCCGCTACCCACagcctctcctcacctcctaccaggACTCCAGCCCCGGCTCCAGAGGGCCACCTGGGCGTCTGACCCCAGAGAAGGGTCAGCCTTGCTTAATACGACCTGCGGTGTGCTTCCTTGGGAGTTCAAAGTCCTCAGATTTGTATAAATCAGAACCCTCCTTCCTGAGCGTCTCTCCCTTCCCATATCTCTCCCTCGTTAGCTTCCTCAAAGACcatgtattaaaattattctcAGTGAGCCCTCTTGTAGCTGAGTCAccattacatttttgtttgtttgtttgttcggcGCATCTTGTCTgggctctctttttctccttgggTATTTTCTACCAGTGCTGGGTAAGGACATCAGGATCAATGACACACAGTGCCTGACCAGGGGCCAGAGCTGGTAAAAGAACAGGGCCTTGGTTGTCATCAGGggaataaatcattaaaaaggtCTCTGCATCTGATAAGTGGGCTTTTGAAAATGTCCCAGTGAGGCTGAAACATTTCCGGTTATGGGCCCAAAGAGGATGATTAGTAATAATGGCTGCCACACTGGATTTTATGGCCGCTTATTACATGTCAACTTTGAGAAATGGAGTCTGAAAgcatcccattttatagactgggaaactgaggcttggagaggtcaAATGATTTGTTCAAAGCCGCACAACTTGGGGGAAGGGTGGATTCTACTGTACGTGGGTGCTAGGTCAGTGTGGGGTAGGGAGCCTCAACGTGTCTGGAATGGGGTGCTGTGGAGCAGGAATTAAGCCCCAAGGCATTCTCACAGCATCCGTGCGTAGCTCCGGTGTTGTGCTCTCTGGCTTCTAGTCCacaagggagaaacagaaaaacatgagCCTGTAGCCATCCTGCTTCCAACCACAGCAAGATGTGGAGGCAGACCGCCTGGGAGTGAGCGAACGGCCCAAAGGAGCCAGCAGGCCTCTGAGAACCCGGACTCGGGGGCCATTGGCATCAGCGCAAACACCCTCAAACACCTCCTTGCCCCGAGAGCTAAACAGTGACCTCCCTTCTCAGGCCTCCAAGCCCCAAGAGAGGGTCAGTGGTGCGCAGTCCTCTTGAAAGAAGGCTAAGGGGAATGCGATACAGTTTAGAAGCAGTTAAAAAGCACTCCACTGAGGCAGAGAAGAGTGGATTCCGTGTCTAAAGGAATGGCAAGTTCGGAGCACATGGCAATGCTTGTGTGTAGAATTCCTCCCGTGAGGGTCAGGAGGGACGAACGGCCTTTCCTGATGTTGGATCGTGCTTGGAGAGAGTCACGTGTAATTTGCTTCTTTCTGTGTAGCAACCGATGCCCCTGAggtgatgggggtgaggggggcactCACAGATGACCACAGTTCATAGAGgaacagtgggggtggggctggggattCAGAATATTCTGGCAGTATTTTCTACATGAATCCTTGTGACTTTGGCAAGAGCCATCACTGCTTCTGACTTCTTCTTTGGGGTCTGTCCCAACACCCTTACCTGCAGGCCCCACCCAGCCCTTCCCCTTGGGTGGCGCCAGCTCCTAGTCCTGCCCTCTCCCCGCTCCCACTCACTGGCCCTGAACTAAGCCCACCCAGGACTCCGCAGTCCTCACCCAGCCCAGTGCCCTGCGAGCTGCAATATGACACTTTCATTCAACACTTTCTCTGTGCCTGGCACTGATCCAGCCTTTTCATTTATGAACCCACTTCGCTGCTGGAACAGTCCTCCGTTGTGGGTGCTGTTATcctcaccccattttacagatgagggaactaagGCACTGAGGTTAAGGAAGTGGCCGCCCCTGGTCTCAGGGCAGCCCGGTCCCAGTATGTGGATCTGTGCACATACCAATTCACCATACAATTTCCCCTGCAGATGAACATACAGGCAGGACTTGGGGTTCCCCTGAGGCTCACCAAGGGTGGGAGGGGTGGAAGCCATCATATTGGagcagagggggaagggacaggagccAGCCTCGAACAGAGTGGCTATGTCCCTGGAGAGCCTTGCTGTCTGGAATTTGTCTATATTTAGCAGGTGGCTGGGCAGGATGCAGATAAGAAatcctggggaggggaagggcccCTTATATAGTGTGGGGGGATGAGTCCTGCTGAGACCCTCCTTGGTGGCCTGTGACTGCTCAGTTCCTGGTGTAACCTCTCTCAAGATGCCTGAGCCGGGGAAGAAGCCAGGTAGCTGCAGGCCTGGGGTTGCCGCTGGGTGGGGGGCCAGGAGGGCTGGGGCATCTAAAATTGGGGGGCGGCCCTCAGAGTGAGTTCCTGAGAGTGAGGGCTGCCTTCTGGGTCCTCTTCTGATTCTTAGTTTCTCCTTCCCAACCTTCTGATGAGAGTGAGGGCAAACCAGGGCCAGGGGTACAGAGAGGGCTGTCACCCCAGTGTCAGGACAGAAGAggtccccttccctgtccccatgCCATCCGCAGCAAGATTAGGCCTGGGCCTGCCTTTTGGGAAAAGGCCGCCACAGGCAGGGGCCCAGGTTGAGTCTAGACTTGAGCCAGTCTTACTGAATGTTCTTGAGCAAGCCCTGGacctctctgggtctgtttcccTATCTGTACAATGAGGAGTTGGCTTGGCTCTCTCCAACTCTGAGATTCTCAGCTTTATGAACCCATACCCCTGCGGCCCCCACACTAGGTGTGACCCCCACATTGGGAAAATGCAGTTCCTCTGATGTGGGCCAAGGGCAGAGAAAGTCATAGGCCAGGGACCTGGTCCTCGCCTGTGTCCTTACCAAGGTCATTCAGGGCAGGGACCCAGCCCCTCAGCGTCAGTCCAGCCGCTCCCAGGCCAGCTTTATCTCAGTTGCTGATTCTCAGCCTGAGGCCCTTGGAGAACAAATTTAGCCACATTCAAGTAGGCAGAGTGCCTGCCCCTTGTCAAGGGCTCCAGatggtggaggagagagggagctggGCTTCCCCAGGAAGGAAAGGTGGGGTATCCAGGGACACATCTAGCAAAATTCTTGTGTGGAGGTTAGGACCACAGCCCTGGTTCTTCTGcctactggctgtgtgatcttggataagtcacttaacttctctgagcctcagtgtcctcatctgagaaatgggcaCAATAACAGCATTTGTCTAATATAGCCACTGAAGCATTAAATGAGGTGATGCGTTACAATGCCTTAGGAAgaagggggtaggggtggggtgcaTGGGCAAGCCAGGGGCTCCTGCAGCCTCCATTGGCCTATCTCAGTCTCAGCCTTCAGCAAGAAGCCAAGGTCAGTGGAGGTGGCTGCTGGCAGCCCTGCTGTGTTCGAGGCCGAGACCGAGCGGTCAGGAGTAAAGGTGCGGTGGCAGCGGGGAGGCAGTGACATCAGTGCCAGTGACAAGTACGGCCTAGCAGCAGAGGGCACGAGGCACACTCTGACAGTGCGGGACGTGGGCCCTGCCGACCAGGGGTCCTACGCAGTCATCGCCGGCACCTCGAAGGTCAAGTTTGACCTCAAGGTCATAGAAACAGGTAAGACCCTGGTCAGCTGCGGCTgtggagggagccccagcccagcctggggaaaggaggggagggggggagcccAGAGCTGCTCGGGCAGACCCACCAGGACCTGGGCACAGCGGCTGTGAGGGTGAGGAGGCCAGATGCGGGCTGCACGAAGCTTTGCATACACTGCAGTACGTGGCCAGCTTGCAATGACTGAGTGGGGCCAGGCCCAAAAGGAGGGCTCTCTGCTCAGAAGCTGCTCCCCGACCCCTGACCCTTTCCCTTCCAGAGAAGGCAGAGCCTGTGCCCAGCCCTGATCCTGCCCCTGCAGAGGCTCCTGGAGCCTCGGGAGAAGCGCTGACCTCAGCcactgaagaggaaggaggctCCCCAAGTCCTGAAGGTGAGCTGGTGCAGGAAGGGTGGTGCAAGGAGGGTGAGGGCCAGCGGATGGGGTGTCCCAGGTAGGGTCACAAAGGCCTCTGCTCACAGGGTCAAGCTCAGCAGCCCCCGATGGCTCTGGTGCCTCTGATGACCCCATCGGCCTCTTTGTAATGCGGCCACAGGATGGCGAGGTGACTGCAGGTGAGTGTGGGCTGTGGCACCCCGGGGTGGAGTGGGGTAGGGGGGCAGCAGGgcatcccccaacccccagcctgtCCCCCTTCTCCTGCAGGTGGCAGCATCACCTTCTCAGCCCGCGTGGCCGGAGCCAGCCTCCTGAAACCGCCCACGGTCAAGTGGTTCAAAGGCAAGTGGGTGGACCTGAGCAGCAAGGTGGGCCAGCACCTGCAGCTGCACAACAGCTATGACCGGACCAGCAAGGTGGGGCCCGCGGGCACAGCGTGGTCCAGGGGCCCCCTGGAGAGAGCACACAGGGAGCCCCTGGGAGGCACCGGGGGCACAGGGAAGCCTGGGGGTCACCGGAGAGACTGaaggcacacagcaggtgcataGACAAGACCTAGGGAAGCTGGGAGGTGGGTTGGATGGCCAGGGGCACACGGGGAGAatggggaggccaggaggcctgTGGGACATGGGGGGCTTGGAGAGCATGGCATCTCAAGGGGTCATAATAAacctgtgggggcagggagcccgGAAGGCTGAATGAAGGACCTCATGAAGCATGGGGGCGGGTGGCATCAGCCAGTGAATTTGTAAAGCTTCTGCATGGATGAGTATCGGAGCTCAAGGGCCCCTTTATTATACagacaaagaaagcaaagctTGAGAATTTGCTGTTGCTGGTCTGATGTCACTCAGCACCAGGCCCAGATCCTGCGCTTTGACCCCcgcttctgcccctcccactcttccACAGTCTTCGCTCTGGCAGGGCAGGGCCCACATGTTCGGTTATCTGGGTTACGCACTGCACAAAAGCGCCTCATCTTAAACGAAGGTCATTGGCCTCGTAGCCATCCCAGATTATATTTAATCGCCACCCTGTGCCAGCAGATGGCAGTCATGTGTCTTGAAAAGGGGCTCTTTTTCCTATTTATACAAAATCCTTACACACAGGTTAATTAAACCCTGGGGGGTGGCCATTAGCCACTCCTGGTCTCCTTTAGGAGTGAAAGGCCTCCTCTTCGGGCCCCTGGTCTCCCCTGATACCTTGCTTCTCTACAGGTCTACCTGTTTGAGCTGCATATTACAGATGCCCAGGCTACCTTTGCAGGCGGTTACCGCTGTGAGGTTTCCACCAAGGACAAATTTGACAGCTGCAACTTCAGTCTCACTGTCCATGGTGAGGGGAGCCCTGGCGTCCTGGGCTCAGGGCCCCCATGAATCTTATCCCCCATGCCTGACTCCATTTCCCGACACTAAGGAGGATGCCTAGTCCCAAACAGACAACTGCCAGCCACAGGCCCAGTGCTGCTCAGCCAGGGGCATGAGAGAAACCCAGGGAGGTTtccagggttggggtggggtctGACAGCCAAGTCCAGACTGCACCTGGATGGAGAGATGGTTCACAAGTGAACAGGTGAAGGGTGAGCTGAGAGCTGAGTGGGAGATCAGCCACCACACCGCTAAGGGGCTGGGAACCATCAACCACCCAGACTCCCTGGCACCTCAATCCTGGAAGGGCTCAGGATGTGGGGTCCTGGGGCAGATGCCCACTCTCAAGGGTCATGGGTGGGCAGGCCTGTGATGCTCAGAGATTCCGGGGTGAGCGAGGCTTCTGAGGTGGCCCCTCTGACGTCCCTTCCCTGTCTCTGAATGCAGAGGCCGTTGGCCCTGGAGACCTGGACCTCCGATCAGCTTTCCGCCGCACGTGAGTGGTCATCTTTTCTCAGGGATGGCGGGGAGGCCGGTGCTGGGATCTGAGGCCCCTCGGGGTCAGGGCTGGGAATGATGTGTGGCGGGATGGAGGGGGACAGGGTCGAAGTTGatagggatgggggaggggacagtaaGCTCCCCCAGGCAGCTGAGGAACTCGTTCTAACCCCACAGGAGCCTGGCTGGAAGTGGTCGGCGGATCAGGTACCCCTCTTCCAGCCCAGCCCGTACTTGTCAGACTTCGGGGGTCTGAGATGGACAGGGAGCTCCCCACCATCCAGCCagtgtcccttcctctcccagtgcctctccccacccccacctccccaagccGCTTCCAGCTGGGGAGGTCCTTACTGGGGTCCCTCTCCATAGTGACAGCCACGAGGACGCTggaactctggatttcagctcactGCTGAAGAAGAGGTGAGCCCCTGGGTAGCAGCTCCTGGGGCAGATGGTGAGGCCCCATTTCAAATCCCAGCAGTGCAGTTCTCCGGCTGTGTGGCCCTGAGCTGATAACTGTACCTCTCGAAACCAGTTTCCCTGTCTGTCAAATGGGATGATcctaggggcatctgggaggctcagtcagttaagtggggactttggctcaggtcatgatctcatggttcgtgggtttgagccctgcatcaggctctgtcctgatggctcagagcctggagcctgcttcagattctgtatctccctctctatctgcccctcctctgctcacattctgtctgtctctctcttaaacataaataaacatttttttaaatgggataaTCCTGGTGTTTGGAAGAGTCAGAGGGCTCTGCAGACA is part of the Suricata suricatta isolate VVHF042 chromosome 11, meerkat_22Aug2017_6uvM2_HiC, whole genome shotgun sequence genome and encodes:
- the SPI1 gene encoding transcription factor PU.1 isoform X1, giving the protein MLQACKMEGFPLVPPQPSEDLVPYDTDLYQRQTHEYYPYLSSDGESHSDHYWDFHPHHVHSEFESFAENHFTELQSVQPPQLQQLYRHMELEQMHVLDTPMAPAHAGIGHQVSYLPRMCLPYPSLSPAQPSSDEEEGERQSPPLEVSDGEADGLEPGPGLLHGETGSKKKIRLYQFLLDLLRSGDMKDSIWWVDKDKGTFQFSSKHKEALAHRWGIQKGNRKKMTYQKMARALRNYGKTGEVKKVKKKLTYQFSGEVLGRGGLAERRHPPH
- the SPI1 gene encoding transcription factor PU.1 isoform X2, which encodes MLQACKMEGFPLVPPPSEDLVPYDTDLYQRQTHEYYPYLSSDGESHSDHYWDFHPHHVHSEFESFAENHFTELQSVQPPQLQQLYRHMELEQMHVLDTPMAPAHAGIGHQVSYLPRMCLPYPSLSPAQPSSDEEEGERQSPPLEVSDGEADGLEPGPGLLHGETGSKKKIRLYQFLLDLLRSGDMKDSIWWVDKDKGTFQFSSKHKEALAHRWGIQKGNRKKMTYQKMARALRNYGKTGEVKKVKKKLTYQFSGEVLGRGGLAERRHPPH